From the Glandiceps talaboti chromosome 12, keGlaTala1.1, whole genome shotgun sequence genome, one window contains:
- the LOC144443797 gene encoding CDGSH iron-sulfur domain-containing protein 3, mitochondrial-like: MSWIARCRPVLQVINQQVRWNGTTPTVLIAAKHPFKFSCEADKLYAWCFCGRSKKQPLCDGSHKGTGLRPVRIKLDKAKDVMFCGCKQTKNAPYCDGSHKSDSVQSAQI, translated from the exons ATGTCGTGGATTGCACGATGTCGACCAGTCCTTCAGGTCATTAATCAACAG GTAAGATGGAATGGAACAACTCCAACTGTACTGATTGCTGCTAAACATCCATTCAAGTTTTCCTGTGAAGCAGATAAATTATATGCATGGTGTTTCTGTGGAAGAAGTAAAAAACAG CCACTGTGTGATGGCAGTCATAAAGGAACTGGATTAAGGCCAGTCAGGATCAAACTAGACAAAGCTAAAGATGTGATGTTTTGTggatgtaaacaaacaaaaaatgctCCCTATTGTGATGGTTCACATAAAAGTGACAGTGTACAGAGTGCCCAGATATGA
- the LOC144443623 gene encoding G kinase-anchoring protein 1-B-like, whose protein sequence is MATVSTSRFAALHVEDIDDSDNEEQSLAKKEDKPTMSNSAKKRARKKKKSQQIQSENAQLRDLAFSKLPPKVPGSSGAPGSSNSGKDKKRTNGPQWDEWSQKDKEYVSGQYEKDLEKAIMQSKLEFEQQSAFYDNDEEIEDVGPASGDKINRKERRKHLQKDKPTTITLQQLHSGMGLDQILQPAVVQTQPKAKKSPALPEGDEFFHQVDKDVEKLLHREERDQFRKANEKFAAESVRKVQFDDILSKRDEEIRELQENNAKLKEELQMVKKRNKQLCFILAQGEMKEKAIILKQVDELTSVKDELTQQVSELHTSLEQERSKVSALRNEVQKYQHHHPHHHQDKKK, encoded by the exons ATGGCGACCGTGAGTACTTCAAGATTCGCTGCTTTGCACGTTGAAGATATCGATGATTCCGACAACGAAGAACAATCTTTGGCGAAAAAGGAAGACAAGCCGACAATGAGTAATAGTGCCAAGAAACGAGCcagaaagaagaagaagagcCAGCAAATACAATCCGAAAATGCTCAG CTGAGAGACTTGGCCTTTTCTAAGCTTCCACCCAAAGTACCAGGATCTTCAGGAGCACCAGGATCCAGTAACTCGGGTAAAGACAAGAAGAGAACTAATGGCCCACAATGGGATGAGTGGAGTCAGAAAGATAAAGAG TATGTTTCAGGTCAGTATGAAAAAGACCTAGAGAAAGCTATAATGCAAAGCAAGTTGGAATTTGAACAACAATCAGCA TTTTATGACAATGATGAGGAAATAGAAGACGTTGGGCCAGCAAGTGGAGATAAAATAAATCGTAAAGAGAGGAGAAAGCACTTACAAAAAGACAAGCCAACCACAATCACTCTACAACAATTACATAGTGGTATGGGTCTAGATCAAATATTACAACCAGCAGTAGTTCAAACACAACCCAAG GCTAAGAAATCACCAGCACTACCAGAAGGTGATGAGTTTTTCCATCAAGTAGACAAAGATGTAGAGAAGTTACTACACAGAGAGGAGAGGGATCAATTTAGGAAAGCTAACGAG aaatttgctgcTGAAAGTGTACGTAAAGTCCAATTTGATGATATACTATCAAAAAGAGATGAAGAAATTAGAGAATTACAAGAGAATAATGCAAAGTTAAAG GAGGAATTGCAGATGGTTAAGAAACGAAATAAACAACTGTGTTTTATACTAGCACAAGGAGAAA TGAAAGAAAAAGCTATTATACTTAAACAAGTAGATGAACTTACTTCTGTGAAAGATGAATTAACTCAGCAG GTGTCAGAACTTCACACTTCATTAGAACAAGAAAGATCAAAAGTTAGTGCTCTACGGAATGAAGTACAGAaatatcaacatcatcatccACATCATCACCAAGACAAGAAGAAATAG